Proteins co-encoded in one Cucurbita pepo subsp. pepo cultivar mu-cu-16 chromosome LG15, ASM280686v2, whole genome shotgun sequence genomic window:
- the LOC111811877 gene encoding uncharacterized protein LOC111811877 isoform X2 — MQRQSLGSPVSKLHGHGAGAKSDQLPADDPKRKKHSPSSSSIVIYDGQDDEKVSKSFRFSFPSPSPPRQENLVHAIPILTIICFLILYIFSHTPSQSDLAQFHGFKHPSEQLEIKADGDELIVPKQGNILAIQSFRNLKEIVKSSSHKSRSPRKLADF; from the exons atgCAAAGGCAATCTCTAGGCTCACCAGTTTCCAAGCTCCACGGCCATGGCGCCGGAGCCAAATCCGATCAACTTCCGGCCGACGATCCAAAGCGCAAGAAGCATtctccatcttcttcctcaattGTCATCTACGACGGACAAGACGACGAGAAAGTCTCTAAATCTTTCCGATTCTCATTTCCATCGCCTTCTCCTCCGCGGCAGGAGAACCTCGTTCACGCCATCCCTATCCTTACCATTATCTGCTTCCTCATCCTTTACATCTTCTCGCACACTCCTTCGCAGTCAG ATTTGGCTCAGTTTCATGGATTCAAACATCCTTCTGAACAATTAG AAATCAAAGCCGATGGAGACGAACTTATTGTGCCGAAGCAAGGCAACATTCTGGCGATTCAGAGTTTCCGTAACCTAAAAGAGATCGTAAAATCATCCTCTCATAAATCTCGCTCTCCGAGGAAACTCGCGGATTTCTAA
- the LOC111811877 gene encoding uncharacterized protein LOC111811877 isoform X1: MQRQSLGSPVSKLHGHGAGAKSDQLPADDPKRKKHSPSSSSIVIYDGQDDEKVSKSFRFSFPSPSPPRQENLVHAIPILTIICFLILYIFSHTPSQSDLAQFHGFKHPSEQLAEIKADGDELIVPKQGNILAIQSFRNLKEIVKSSSHKSRSPRKLADF, encoded by the exons atgCAAAGGCAATCTCTAGGCTCACCAGTTTCCAAGCTCCACGGCCATGGCGCCGGAGCCAAATCCGATCAACTTCCGGCCGACGATCCAAAGCGCAAGAAGCATtctccatcttcttcctcaattGTCATCTACGACGGACAAGACGACGAGAAAGTCTCTAAATCTTTCCGATTCTCATTTCCATCGCCTTCTCCTCCGCGGCAGGAGAACCTCGTTCACGCCATCCCTATCCTTACCATTATCTGCTTCCTCATCCTTTACATCTTCTCGCACACTCCTTCGCAGTCAG ATTTGGCTCAGTTTCATGGATTCAAACATCCTTCTGAACAATTAG CAGAAATCAAAGCCGATGGAGACGAACTTATTGTGCCGAAGCAAGGCAACATTCTGGCGATTCAGAGTTTCCGTAACCTAAAAGAGATCGTAAAATCATCCTCTCATAAATCTCGCTCTCCGAGGAAACTCGCGGATTTCTAA
- the LOC111811226 gene encoding protein SAMBA isoform X2: protein MNTSSPANSSISTTPVAGRCTTNAAMSLDDFRFPANLVSLQERKDEAMSALKSNIMAALNKEVKSLDDDNWMFEGPRSRINLMSRQGAHFLKKTEEKTR from the exons ATGAATACCTCGTCGCCGGCTAATTCTTCCATTTCTACCACACCGGTTGCCGGAAGGTGTACCACTAATGCTGCAATGTCTCTTGACGATTTTCGCTTCCCCGCCAATTTGGTTTCCTTACAAGAGCGCAAGGACGAGGCCATGAGCG CTCTTAAATCTAATATAATGGCTGCACTGAACAAGGAGGTCAAATCTCTGGATGATGATAACTGGATGTTTGAAGGTCCTCGCTCTCGTATCAACCTTATGTCACGACAAG GTGCTCATTTCCTCAAAAAGACAGAAGAGAAAACAAGATAA
- the LOC111811226 gene encoding protein SAMBA isoform X1, with translation MNTSSPANSSISTTPVAGRCTTNAAMSLDDFRFPANLVSLQERKDEAMSALKSNIMAALNKEVKSLDDDNWMFEGPRSRINLMSRQGANCHAIPYQVLISSKRQKRKQDNGPA, from the exons ATGAATACCTCGTCGCCGGCTAATTCTTCCATTTCTACCACACCGGTTGCCGGAAGGTGTACCACTAATGCTGCAATGTCTCTTGACGATTTTCGCTTCCCCGCCAATTTGGTTTCCTTACAAGAGCGCAAGGACGAGGCCATGAGCG CTCTTAAATCTAATATAATGGCTGCACTGAACAAGGAGGTCAAATCTCTGGATGATGATAACTGGATGTTTGAAGGTCCTCGCTCTCGTATCAACCTTATGTCACGACAAG GTGCTAATTGCCATGCAATTCCATATCAGGTGCTCATTTCCTCAAAAAGACAGAAGAGAAAACAAGATAATGGGCCAGCTTGA
- the LOC111776368 gene encoding uncharacterized protein LOC111776368, translated as MVLWEIALATAYFLGLKKTFKLVLKTQRRLVSPNHPRIRRFLHRRTRAIFDVTLKAHWTIEHRDIKVGRNVSSWISQWLNRMKPSAGIHQHPSGTDTGMKMIKQVSNSYMKHRASTRAAIGQKVDKYLSFTSSVHGWPKAFPTIAMIMRQRKPAGTMNQHRQFSICSSEGMKTDYRRGRFEHGIRDDIKQWMIRN; from the exons ATGGTGTTATGGGAGATTGCACTGGCAACAGCCTATTTCTTGGGGCTCAAGAAAACATTTAAGCTCGTTTTGAAGACTCAGCGGCGTCTTGTATCCCCCAACCACCCTCGGATTCGTCGATTTCTTCACCG ACGAACACGAGCCATATTCGACGTTACTCTGAAAGCTCACTGGACCATTGAGCATCGTGACATAAAAGTTGGTAGGAATGTTAGCAGCTGGATTTCGCAATGGCTTAATCGAATGAAACCGTCTGCTGGGATTCATCAACATCCCAGTGGCACTGACACAggtatgaaaatgataaaacaGGTCTCCAACTCGTACATGAAACATCGAGCCAGCACTCGAGCAGCGATCGGTCAGAAAGTCGATAAATATCTATCATTTACCTCATCAGTACACGGATGGCCTAAGGCCTTCCCTACCATTGCAATGATCATGAGGCAACGAAAGCCTGCTGGGACTATGAATCAACACAGACAATTTAGCATTTGTAGCTCTGAAGGAATGAAAACAGATTATAGAAGAGGACGTTTCGAGCACGGTATTCGAGACGATATTAAGCAATGGATGATCCGAAACTAG
- the LOC111811937 gene encoding E3 ubiquitin-protein ligase RNF14: protein MGKTGRGGRRADQNRTQEVWVAKHSNQTQNRASTSGSQRLEPGNRPSTGRNSNYEHENRRRPRPRPVEKAEVSALADGIESFTCDEKPVEMEERCGDVVNSNCEIRDETAGNSGSSEATDDVYSRLEMLQRISEEPELPEEQLRINDQLQEDELLALESIYGENIHILDEHRGQRRFQISIHIEYPGDITVTANLNSSGALEMKRTNSDDFSCSFKVKYLNPIVLTCLLPKSYPSHLPPYYTISIQWLDAARISRLCSVLDTIWTEQAGQEVVYQWVECLQTSSLVYLEIDKEITLGPYNKGHLGDIRAVSGSVSPEVDVPAIVNYDNQRREEDFCMNLQECCICLSQFAGTKFVRFPCKHYFCWKCMETYSNMHVKEGTVSKLKCPDAKCDLMLPPGLLKQLLGAEEFERWESMLLTKTLESMSDVVYCPRCETPCLEDVDHDAQCSKCYFSFCTLCSERRHVGIECMTPEMKLRLLEERQSSSQLSSDQRRKEREMINELMSVKEILRDAKQCPSCKMAISRTEGCNKMVCNNCGQYFCYRCSKAIDGYDHFREGTCELFSQETIQQWEERMNARQLLGQIRAELFPENGHPCPNCGQINAKVGNNNHIRCWSCQNHYCYLCKKVVKRSSQHYGPKGCKQHTAG from the exons ATGGGAAAGACCGGAAGAGGAGGTCGGCGGGCTGATCAGAATCGAACTCAAGAGGTTTGGGTTGCCAAACACTCGAATCAAACTCAGAATCGCGCTTCTACCTCCGGCTCACAACGCTTGGAGCCCGGTAATCGTCCTTCTACTGGTCGTAATTCCAACTACGAGCATGAGAATCGCCGCCGCCCCCGTCCTCGACCTGTCGAGAAAGCGGAGGTGAGTGCTTTAGCCGATGGGATAGAATCTTTCACTTGCGACGAAAAGCCTGTGGAAATGGAGGAGAGATGCGGAGATGTTGTGAATTCGAACTGTGAGATTAGAGACGAAACAGCTGGAAATTCTGGCTCAAGTGAGGCTACGGATGATGTTTACAGTAGGTTGGAGATGCTGCAACGCATCTCCGAGGAGCCGGAGTTGCCGGAGGAGCAGCTTAGGATCAATGATCAGTTGCAGGAAGATGAG TTGCTGGCTCTGGAGTCCATATATGGAGAAAATATCCATATCCTCGATGAACATAGAGGGCAGCGCCGTTTCCAG ATTTCCATACACATTGAGTATCCTGGTGATATTACTGTTACTGCAAATCTCAACTCATCTGGTGCTCTTGAgatgaaaagaacaaattcagatgatttctcttgttctttcaaAGTCAAGTATCTTAATCCCATTGTTTTGACCTGTTTATTACCGAAATCGTATCCGAGTCACCTACCTCCATATTATACAATCTCTATTCAGTGGTTGGACGCTGCTAGAATTTCCCGTCTTTGCTCTGTATTGGATACGATATGGACGGAACAAGCGGGGCAGGAAGTTGTATATCAATGGGTAGAATGTCTACAAACGTCATCTCTGGTTTATCTTGAGATAGATAAAGAGATTACGCTTGGTCCTTACAACAAGGGACATTTGGGAGATATTCGAGCAGTTTCGGGAAGTGTTTCTCCAGAAGTTGATGTTCCTGCCATTGTAAATTATGACAATCAGAGACGTGAGGAGGACTTCTGCATGAACTTGCAGGAATGCTGCATCTGTTTAAGTCAGTTTGCAG GTACAAAGTTTGTAAGATTTCCATGTAAGCATTACTTTTGCTGGAAATGCATGGAGACATACTCAAATATGCATGTCAAGGAAGGCACCGTCAGCAAACTCAAATGTCCAGATGCCAAATGCGATCTTATGCTTCCTCCTGGTCTTTTGAAGCAATTGCTTGGTGCTGAGGAGTTTGAAAGATGGGAATCCATGTTGCTCACGAAAACACTGGAGTCAATGTCCGATGTAGTCTATTGCCCAAGGTGTGAAACCCCCTGCCTCGAGGACGTAGATCATGATGCTCAATGCTCGAAGTGTTACTTTAGTTTTTGTACACTCTGTAGCGAGAGACGTCATGTCGGAATTGAATGTATGACTCCAGAAATGAAGCTTCGTCTTCTTGAG GAGCGTCAAAGTTCATCTCAGTTAAGTAGTGATCAAAGACGAAAGGAACGTGAGATGATAAATGAGCTTATGAGTGTCAAGGAAATACTTCGCGATGCCAAGCAATGCCCATCTTGCAAAATGGCAATATCACGGACCGAAGGTTGCAATAAGATGGTTTGCAATAACTGTGGACAGTATTTCTGTTACCGCTGCAGCAAGGCAATTGATGGATATGACCATTTCAG GGAGGGCACATGTGAATTGTTTTCGCAAGAAACCATTCAGCAGTGGGAAGAGCGCATGAATGCACGGCAGCTGTTGGGCCAGATTCGTGCAGAACTTTTTCCTGAAAATGGTCATCCATGTCCTAATTGTGGTCAAATTAATGCCAAG GTTGGCAATAACAATCACATACGTTGCTGGTCGTGTCAAAACCACTACTGCTATCTATGCAAAAAAGTTGTGAAGCGCAGCTCCCAGCATTATGGACCCAAGGGCTGCAAACAACACACAGCTGGTTAG